The following coding sequences are from one uncultured Methanobrevibacter sp. window:
- a CDS encoding zinc ribbon domain-containing protein codes for RRWKKLQKRLQKWYNKRTNQLNDYIEKLTYNLVKKYDTIVFEENYSTIKILIGGEQNMIFPLSRFIKRLKDKFQLYKSEADGVQFVKAHNTSRTCHHCGHINKELKVKTRNWKCQKCEKIRHINKELKVKTRNWKCQKCGKTLDRDTNAAINILNRWFNGDSLKKYLN; via the coding sequence AGACGATGGAAAAAACTACAAAAAAGACTACAAAAATGGTACAACAAAAGAACAAACCAATTAAATGACTACATTGAAAAACTAACCTACAACCTAGTTAAAAAATATGATACAATAGTCTTTGAAGAAAACTACTCTACTATCAAGATTTTAATCGGAGGAGAGCAAAACATGATATTTCCTTTATCGCGATTCATAAAAAGACTAAAAGACAAATTCCAACTCTACAAAAGCGAAGCAGATGGAGTACAATTCGTAAAAGCACACAACACAAGCAGAACATGCCACCACTGCGGACACATAAACAAAGAGTTAAAAGTCAAAACACGCAACTGGAAATGTCAAAAATGCGAAAAAATACGACACATAAACAAAGAGTTAAAAGTCAAAACACGCAACTGGAAATGTCAAAAATGCGGAAAAACACTTGATAGGGACACAAACGCAGCAATTAATATTCTAAACCGCTGGTTCAACGGGGATAGCCTGAAAAAATACTTAAATTAA